The Salmo trutta chromosome 22, fSalTru1.1, whole genome shotgun sequence genome contains the following window.
aggtctcctgcatgtctccccagcctggtgagtcctgtgcctgcgcccagaaccaggcctcctgcatgtctccccagcctggtgaatcctgtgcctgcgcccagagccagtccggagccgccacagccgcccgccagtccggagccgccagagccgcccgccagtccggagccgccagagccgcccgcctgtccggagccgccagagtcgcccgcctgtccggagccgccagagtcgcccgcctgtccggagccgccagagtcgcccgccagctgCACCtttgggcggggggggggggggggggtactgtcacgccctgacctgagagagcctttttatgtctctatttaggtttggtcagggtgtgatttgggtgggcattctatgtccgtgtttctatgtttgggatttctttgtttcggccgggtatgactctcaatcaggaacagctgcatatcgttgttgctgattgggagtcatacttaggcagcctgtttttcctttgggttttgtgggtagatattttctgtttagtgttttgcacctgacggaactgttcggttgttcttttgttttgcttGTTGCTTTAGTGTTCAGTTGTACATTAAAATGACGGACACTTACcacactgcattttggtctgatttctcttccccttcatccgaggacgacgaagaccgttacattcttaactgacttgcctaattaaatataGGTTAAATAGAACTACAATATTCTGGGTCACTTTAGgatgcgttcgtaaattcactctggctatctactccaattttagagcactctcatctgagtgtgccagagtgcagaattaCTGAGGAATTTATAAACActcaacaccagttgaatatggccagtgttattaaacatcggcaaaaaaagcgtaattcaattgttgccagcagcacagttacactCACCAATTCTCtaaataacatgaaaacagcctaaccagctctgctaaaatgctcagagtgaggtgttctttcatttgtgtctggaagtagcttgcAAGCTATCCAACGTTAGCTtgagtgcttgactgccgttgtgaagtcagaacactcggatcaaccctactccttggccagagcgtccagtgtgtgctctgaacgcACTGAGAGCAAATTGCTCTGAATATAGGAATGGACAATCTAACAATGTTCTGATTTTATGAACGCCCTGAGCGCACtctgagcgcactctggcactccagattgaatttacgaacataCCCTTACCTGGACTAAGTGAAAATACAcattatgacactgtcaagaagcattatgaccatcatgtgtcactttacttgcacaaagaaaatacactttatgacactgtcaagaagcattatgaccatcataatcatataagccagataggcctatgaCGTACATGGCCTTATATCCGttatcagtcaaaaagagggtgtcttgttcTTTTCCTGAAAATCTGTTCCTGCaatcatcccagtcatcagcaacaatCTCACAGTCTCATCTAGAATGACATAATGATCATTACGGTGAAAGGGAAATTCCTTGCTGATGGACCTTGTCAGAATAATAAAAGATAAGTACATTTACTGGAACAATAAACATGTAACAATGTTTGTCTAGTGGACTTCCTGGCAGAGTTCAAGCTGAAAGTTGTGGGTacctgtcacgttcgtcgtactgattagaccaaggcacagcgggaatGTCCTCATCTTCTGGTTTATTGAGAAGAAAACGAAACAAACCACTTAATCAAAACAATGACGAAAAAACTGTCCTGTGAGAcatacacatggaacaactacccacaaatcccatagacaaaacacccctattaaataggactttcaattagaggcaatgagaaacagttgcctccaattgaaggtcaaaccaataaactaagcatagaaatagactaactagaatgtacatagaaatacactaacatagaacatgaaccaaaaaacactctaaacaaacatcccctgccacgccctgaccaaaatacaataacaaacaacccctttactggtcaggatgtgacagtaccccccccccccccaaaggtgcagaccccggaagcaccttaaacagaaaaaacataaaaataaacccccccaaaataatcccaaactaaagggagggaagggagggtggccaccgtcaccgacggttcttgtgctacaccccccctcccccatcctcctacTATGGAGGTAGCTCTGGCgctggccttagtccccaacctaacctgtccacccccgctgaaggctcagggctgatgcgcgtcgctggagacctcgggctgatgcgcgactctgggagctccggactggagggcgactctgggagctccggactggagggcgactctgggagctccggactggagggcgactctggctgcgccggttccggactggagggcgactctggctgcgccggttccggactggagggcgattctggctgcgccggttccggactggagggcgactctggctgcgccggttccggactggagggcgactctggctgcgccggttccggactggagggcgactctggctgcgccggttccgcactggagggcgactctggctgcgccggttccggactggagggcgactctggtgcgccggttccggactggagggcgactctggctgcgccggttccggactggagggcgactctggctgcgccggttccggactgtggactgtctctgcaggctccggactgtgggccgtctctgcaggctccggactgtgggccgtctctgcaggctccggactgtgggccgtctctgcaggctccggactgtaggacgtcgctggaagcactggacggggaactgtcgccgaaagctctggacggggaactgtcgccggaagctctggatgggcaactgtcgccggaagctctggatggggaattgtcgccggaagctctggacgggcaactgtcgccggaagctctggacagcaactgtcgccggaagctctggacggggaactgtcgccggaagctctggacggggaactgtcgccggaagctctggactggacaggcgcactacaggcctagtgcgtggggctggtactggaggtaccagactggagacacgcacctcaaggctagtgcgaggagcaggaactggatacaccgggccatgaacacacactggagatctggagtgcacagcctgcacaacccgtcctggctgggtggtaacagtagccctgcacgggcggagtgctggcacagggcgaactgggctgtgcagaagcctgatggctgccgtgagTAGaacaggcgtagggtagcctgggcctaggagatgtactggtggccagatgtgctgcgcaggcatactcctacctggctggatactcactctagcacggcacttgcgagagGCTggaatcgctcgcaccggactgtgcgtgcgcatgggcgagatcgtgcgcacttccgcatagaccggcgctcttctgatccgctgctccccataataagcacggggagttgactTAGGGCTTACCCTTGGCccggccaaactacccgtgtgccccccaattttttttattgggggtgcctctcgtgcttccgttgTTGGGCACGCTCTTCATActgtcgccgttcctccctcgctgtctccacctgtttccatggcagggtcttgtcccctgccattacctcctcccatgtccatgatgtcctccactcccttctctccctggcccaggatccttgctcctcctgggcccgctgcttCGTCTGTTGGGGAGGGGGTGGgtattctgtaacgttcgtcgtactgattagaccaaggcgcagcgggaatgtgtatgctcatcttcttgtttattgagaagaaaacgaaacaaaacacttaatcaaaacaacaacgacaaaaaaaacagtcctgtgagacatacagctacacatggaacaactacccacaaatcccgtagacaaaacacccctattaaataggaccttcaattaaaggcaacgagaaacagctgcctccaattgaaggtcaaaccaataaactaagcatagaaatagactaactagaacgaacatagaaatacactaacatagaacatgaaccaaaaaaacgaaacactctaaacaaacaccccctgccacgccctgaccaaactacaataacaaacaacccctttactggtcaggacgtgagagTACCATTACACAGAAAACAGCAGGTTTTAAAGGGACAGCCCAAGATTGGTACATAAATTTTTTTACTTTTCAATTAATTACCTTTATCCATTAATTCTTGAATAATATAACTTATCAgttatgagcttagttcaacttcATTGTttgttaaaaatgtaaaacactttagcttcaaaacatggttattCAGAGCTTTGTCTATTAATTTGAGATTTGATCAAATTTCTCTagtcccatccctcagctttttaccaaaacaagcAGCTGGTTGACCGCTTGTTGTTTTTCGAATCCCAGATTTTCCCTTTAAAACTGCCTCATCAACTTGATGTGATATGCAGCATCCCTGCTTCTGTGCTCAGAGATAAACAATGAAAAAGTGTCTATAATCATAGAATCATGATGGAACAGAGGTCAGATACCAATACAGAGCAGTGTTGTGAACATGCATAACAGAATGCAATATCATACTTCTTTGTTACTTACAAGAATCATGGTTTTATATGAACTACtgtcactatcactatcactgtcTCAGGTTTCCCAGACAAATATAGTATATTCTATGACTATAAAGAAACTTGGATTCTGTAATGATGGGGCGGTGAGTcggaagcaggtgcaggtgaaacgttttaataaaacaacaaaactaaGAACACGATACTAACATAGGCAGAACGCCGATACACAAGAACAgtaccaactggtgagtgaatatgggagagtgacatataaaggggaggaaatgatgaaggtaatggagttcaggtgtgaatcataatgattaccAGGTgtgcgtcaagcactcctccagcatcttttaattttttctgcgtctcacgaatgttcttctttgtgatccgaacacctcaaacttaaaTTCGTCTGTCCAtgacacttttttccaatcttcctctgtccagtgtctgtgttcttttgcctatcttaatcttttctttttattggccagtctaggatatggctttttctttgcaactctgcatagAAGGCCAGTGTCTTCTatgttgcctcttcactgttgacgttgggactggtgttttgcgggtactatttaatgaagctgccagttgaggacttgtgaggcgtctgtttctcaaactagacactctaatgtacttgtccttttgctcagttgtgcaccggggcctcccactcctctttctattctggttagagccagtttgcgctgttctgtgacgggGGTAGTagacagcgttgtacgagatcttcagtttcttggcaatttctcacatagaatatccttaatttctcagaacaagaatagactgacgagtttcagaagaaaggtctttgtttctggccattttgagcctgtaatcgaacccataaatgctgattctgcagatactcaactagtctaaagaaggacagttttattgcttctttaataagaacaacagttgtcagctgtggtaacataattgcaaaagagttttctaatgatcaattagccttttaaaatgctaaacttggattagctaacacaatgtggcattggaatacaggagtaatggttgctgataatgggcctctgtacacctatgtagatattccataaaataacatcagtttccagctacaatagtcatttacaacattgacaatgtctacactgtatttctgatcaatttgatgttattttaatggacaaaaaaagtgcttttctttaaaaaaataaggacatttctaagtgaccccaaacttttgaatggtagtgtgtatatatatatatatatatatattgttttatttttttcttccctAACACTACCACCCTTCCCTGAAATACAGTTCTAGGTGAATCAGCACTTGTGGCTTCTCGAAAACACTGGGCATGTGATAAGGGCATCTGACTTAATTACATCTGATTTACATAATTATGGGGCAATTCTCTGTTTATTTCCACCCTCTGCTATCTCTGCTAATATAACTGGCAGATCACAGATCCTTCCCGCACATCACTGAGTCCACCACCATGGCCTCTAAAGCAGCGGCAGTGTTGCTGCTGGTTTACCTGTCAGGATCTACATTTGGGATCAAGCTGACTGGAAATGGATACACTGACATTCTGATTGCTATTAACCCAGTGGTACCTGAGGACCCAGTGCTCATCACACAAATCGAGGTAATAAATTAATGACAAAAAACATTATTTCCCCACTCAACAGGTAATATATATTTTAGGATATTGTGAATGTTATTGAATGTAATGTTGAATGTAGGATATTGCTGTTTTTGATGTTGAAATTCAAATGCTGTATCTAACCATAGGACAGGCATGCTGTGATTGTTTTACTAATAATGAAAGTAAACCAAAACATTAAATTAGACACCACAGcttttgttttattctatttaATTTGTTACTTCAGGAAATGATTAAAGAAGCATCCAGACATCTACTCAATGCAACAAAGAAACATTTATATTTCAAGGAAGTCGCAATATTAGTGCCACCTAATTGGAATAAAGGAAATTACTCCAAAGCAAAGACGGAGGTCTACGATAAGGTACTGAGAGAATCTAAAACATGCAAATGATGTTGGAGTCCTTTGTGCTCAGTTGAAGTCATCATTACCACCAATGACAGAGAACGATCCTGACTGACATTCTATTAGCTTTTGATTCCTCATCATTACAATTATTTAAATCATTAAGTCATTGGAAGATACTCTACacactacaaaagtatgtggacaccccttcaaattagtggattcaggtctttcagccacacccgttgctgacaggtgtataaaatcgagcacacagaaatgcaatctccatagacaaacattcgcagcagaatggccttactgaagagctcaatgactttcagtgtggcaccgtcataggatgccatcttttcAATAAGTCAGttcgtccacatacttttgaccatgtagtGTAGATTTccagttataaactgggtggtcgagccctgaatgctgattggctgacagctgtggtatattagaccctataccatgggtatgacaaaacatgtatttttattgctctaattacgttggtaactagtatataatagcaataaggcacttcgggggtttgtggtatatggccaatataccacggctaaaggctatgTTCAGGCAACTGTAATAGTAATCTTAACCGTAATTGTTAAAATACAACAAGGAAGACATACATTAAACTGTTATAGTTAAGGGGAAAATTTGACAAAATTGGACGTTTGTCCAAAAACATCAATATATAACTCATATGACCAGGTAGTCAGAATGTAAATTGGCATGGTATCATCTTTGCAAAATTCTGAAGTATAAGCTTTTTATAGTAATTACAAACACTTTGAAGTATTATGGTAAATCTAGATATATTGTTAATAATTTGCATTGTATCTGTTATAGGCCAATATAATAATTGATGAGCCAAATAAATTACATGGAGATCAGCCTTACACTCTGCAGTATGGTGAATGTGGATCTGAGGGCCAGTACATTCATTTGACTCCTGACTTCATGCTGAATGATGATGTCTCTAAATACTATGGACCCAGAGGTTAGAGTCACCTGCCGTAAActctatctcctgttactgtgCAAGACCCAATACAGAAATCCTATTTGTTGAATTTTCCTTCTAAAACTCACTTCCAGGTAAGGTTTTTGTCCATGAATGGGCACATCTAAGATGGGGAGTTTTTGATGAATataatgaagaaaaacccttctaCTTGTCAGGTTCCATAATCGAGGCAACAAGGTAATCTTTATCATTTATACATATTGTATCCATTAAAGGGCAATTCCAACATGGCGCATTTCTACATTCTGTagtgaaaaaaacatttaatttcaaAGACTACGAGATACACTGTGATGCGGGGAGCAGGAAAATAACTGGTTTTACTTTTGATGGCAACATCAAATTGCACTTTTTTAGGACCTTCTCATCTTTTTCAGCACAAACATAGAAATGCTCTATTTATATGTAGAAACTTgtatggtgctggagataatgaatatgggTTGAAAAGGGTTGGAATTCACCTTTAAGTGTCATAATTTGTCCTTAAAACAAGGAGTTTAAAAAGTTGCTtttgaaaaaaaacatttcaatcaAACACATTTTCAATAGATTCCGTATTGTTTGCGGAACATGGCAAAGGTACCAGTTAAACTCTACCTGTCCATTTGCATTGTCTGTTATGTCCAGTGAaaagcatgagctggcgcacaccaaAAACAGTAGATGTGCTGACTAACAGCAAGTAAACTGTTGGCCTGAAGACGGtacagtgatgccgaaacattGGTGTTTTACCCAGTAAATAAAACatgtggtaaagaaattaactttatgtcctgaatacaaagtgttatgatTGGGGAAAATCATacacaacatatcactgagtaccactattcatattttcaagcatggtggtggctgcatcatgctatgggtttgcttgtcatcggcaatgGAGTTTTCTTTCGGATACAATGAAACGGAATAGTgctaagcacagtcaaaatcctagTAGAAAACCTGCTCAGTcggctttccaacagacacctttcagcaggataataacctaaaacacaaggtcaaatatacactggagttgcttaccaatacatttacattacatttacgtcatttagcagacgctcttatccagagtgacttacaaagacaacattgaatgttcctgagtgcccaagttacagttttgacttaaataggtttgaaaatctatggcaagacatgaaaatggctgtttagcaatgatcaacaagcaatttgacagagcttgaagaattaaaaaaataataatgtgcaaatattgtacaatccaggtgtgcaaagctcttagagactcacatctgtaatccttatcaaaggtgattctaacatgtattgactcaggggtgtgaatacttaggtaaattagatatttctgtatgtcattttcaataaatgtgcaaacatttctaaaaacatgttcacCTCATCAAATCAACgtaatccattttgaatgcaggctgtaacacaacaaaatgtgcaataagtcaaggggaatgagtactttctgaaggcacattgATTAGTCACTGTCTTTATTTTTATAGCCCATTGTCTATTTATAAGCATTTAATTCAGTTTCCACTATGACATGCATCTACCAACAATTAAATAGGGATTTTTCTTAAATTATTGAGACTTGGAGTCAACCCTTACTGTACAATCAATTTATTGTTAATGTTCATTTTCTCAGATGTAccataaacattacaggaaaGTACATCCACAAACGTGACCAAAAGGACTGCACCCCTGACCCTGTTACTGGGTTATACACCGAAGACTGTGTATTCTATCCTGACAAGCAACAGACAACCTCTGCATCTATCATGTACAATCAAGGCCTTAGTGCTGTGAGTATAAGTATACACAGCCTTTCAACTACCTTGATATCTACCCAATGTGTTATGTAGTTGTAATGCTCAACTTACCATTTTTAACTGTAATGAAGATACGTTTAAACTAATGACACAAGCGTTTGTGTTGTGTGCACAGGTAAAAGAGTTCTGTACAAAAGAAACTCACAACACTGAGGCTCCAAACATCCAGAACAGAATGTGTGGTAACAGAGGTGTAGAGGAAGTTATTACCTCACTTTCTGTAGATGCCGGTGTGGCAGTTGTGCCAACACCACCAAGTATACTACCCACATTCACTGTGGTGCAGCGACGGCAAAGGGTTGTCTGTCTTGTCCTTGATGTTTCAGGAAGCATGGCTGCAGTAAGTTTTTATGGACTGATTTTTGAAATCAAACCATATTTTATAAAAACAATTCAAGATCTGACAACGGTAACACAAATTCCTGGTATTATTGGTGTTTGTGCCcgggcacgtgtgtgtgtgtctgtgcttttGTCTAACTGTCCTGCTGGTTgctaatatatttttttcctataaagggttctagaATGTTGAACCTGAGACAAGCGGCAACACTCTTCATACAGAAGATTGTTGAAGACCAAGCTTATGTTGGCATTGTACAATTTACACATACGGCTACAATTCGTGAACCATTGACTTTGATTGATGGTACAGCGTCGAGAGATAAGCTTGTAGGCAGTCTGCCACTATCAGCTAGTGGAGGCACAGACATTTGTGCAGGTGTTGAGAAAGGTCTGGAGGTAAATACAATACCAATAATCTATATTTATTTGGCACCGTTCATATAATAGATTGCAAATTGCTTTAAATGATCACTTAAAATAATACTGGTACATAGTGCTGCAACAATCTGGATAAAAAACGTTTGACACATGAATACACATATATAGTACATTTAGAAAGAAACCCATTAAAATTACATTAATATATCATTTCAATAAATCAATGATGCTTCTATTAGGTACTTGGGGGAGATGGAGATGGTGCAAGAGGAGATGAGATCATATTACTAACTGATGGGGAATCAAGTATCAACTGTCAAATACGTGTTGAAGAAAGTGGTGCAACTGTGCACACAATAACTCTTGGGCCAAATGCAAACATAGCTGTAAAAGAATTGTCAGACATTTCAGGTAACACAGAGAGCAGTATCTTTCATaagtatgcattctaaattataTCTGAAATTCCTTCTTACTTGTTCAAATGTTTTACCTAAATATCATCCTTCCTGCTGTAGGTGGTAAATATCACAATGCTGCTGATGGTGTGGATTCCAATGACCTTGTTGATATTTTTGCTTCACACACAACATCTGATGGAAATCTGACCAAGCAGACAATCCAGGTGAGATGAAGTTGCAGGGAATTATGAGAAACATAATATACTATAAGTGTTTACAGATATTTGAACATAATCTGTCTTTTTTCCCAACAGCTTGAGAGCACTGGATTGAATGTGATTGGTTGGTTTAATGGATCTGTGTCCATTGACAGGACAATTGGAAACAAGACAAGCTTTTTAGTTATCTATGAAAGAAGTCCACCTGACATCCTTGTTTTAAGCCCCTTTACACGGACCTATGACACATCACATTTCAAACATGATGCTCCTGCTAAGACTTTGACGCTCGATATTGAAGGAACTGCTGAGGTCTGTCTGGTTGTGTTTATTTTATGTGTTCAGCTAGATTCAAAAGTTAGATTTATATTTATTATAGTTGTGTGTATTATTTTTCCAATTACTACAAGCTACTAATTTAGCCATTTCAATTGTTCAATGTGGACCATATTATGCATTACTACAATTTCACTAGATTGAATGGTGATGATATTATTTACAATTGTAGACTGGAAAGTGGAAATACAGTCTACTAAATAAAGCGTCAACCGCCCAATCTATGTCAATGACTGTGACAAGTCATGCTGTTAGTGAAGCTATATCACCGGTCATGGTCAAAACCCACATGAGCCAACTGTCCAGCAACGGCAGCAAACCCATGTTGGTGTATGCAGAGGTCAACCAGAAAGGTGTTCCGGTGATTCTGGCAGATGTGATGGCCACACTAACCTCTGATAAGGGAGTGAAGCATGAGCTGAAACTGCAAGATAATGGAGCAGGTGATGTAGAGCCACAATACATATGATTTAGAACCAAAATGGTGTCGGTGTTACAAAAACTATTATTTATTTAAGTTTTAAGATGAAATCCTATTTTTTCAGGTGCTGATGCTTTCAGATATGATGGCATCTATTCCAGTTACTTCACTAAACTAACAACAGGAAAATACAGCTTGAAAGTGAAAGTACATAACAATGATGGCATGGCCagattctccctcaggagacacAGTGGAGCACTTTACATACCTGGATATGTGGTTAATGGTACAGTACTTTCCATCTGAAACGATGTGTTTTTCATTCATGaactggtggcaggtagccttgtggttggagtgttgggccagtaaccgaaaggttgctagattgaatccctgagctgacaaggtaaaaatctgtcgttctgcacctgaacaaggcagttaacccactgttgtcattgtaaataagaatttgttcttaactgacttgcctagttaaataaaggttacattttttttaattgtgaTACCATATTATGTATATACCAAAACATATTTAATTTGATGGATCAGTACCCATACCTATTCTCAACAACTAGCCTTATAATGATCACGGGTATGATTTGGTAGTTGGGATTGTAAGAATATGTATGCATTCATA
Protein-coding sequences here:
- the LOC115158707 gene encoding calcium-activated chloride channel regulator 1 gives rise to the protein MASKAAAVLLLVYLSGSTFGIKLTGNGYTDILIAINPVVPEDPVLITQIEEMIKEASRHLLNATKKHLYFKEVAILVPPNWNKGNYSKAKTEVYDKANIIIDEPNKLHGDQPYTLQYGECGSEGQYIHLTPDFMLNDDVSKYYGPRGKVFVHEWAHLRWGVFDEYNEEKPFYLSGSIIEATRCTINITGKYIHKRDQKDCTPDPVTGLYTEDCVFYPDKQQTTSASIMYNQGLSAVKEFCTKETHNTEAPNIQNRMCGNRGVEEVITSLSVDAGVAVVPTPPSILPTFTVVQRRQRVVCLVLDVSGSMAAGSRMLNLRQAATLFIQKIVEDQAYVGIVQFTHTATIREPLTLIDGTASRDKLVGSLPLSASGGTDICAGVEKGLEVLGGDGDGARGDEIILLTDGESSINCQIRVEESGATVHTITLGPNANIAVKELSDISGGKYHNAADGVDSNDLVDIFASHTTSDGNLTKQTIQLESTGLNVIGWFNGSVSIDRTIGNKTSFLVIYERSPPDILVLSPFTRTYDTSHFKHDAPAKTLTLDIEGTAETGKWKYSLLNKASTAQSMSMTVTSHAVSEAISPVMVKTHMSQLSSNGSKPMLVYAEVNQKGVPVILADVMATLTSDKGVKHELKLQDNGAGADAFRYDGIYSSYFTKLTTGKYSLKVKVHNNDGMARFSLRRHSGALYIPGYVVNGQVVMNPPKPPVSEDDLQADVGSFTRTAIGESFSVSLPPGVPPPNFPPNKITDLNAEIEEDKVMLTWTAPGEDMDQGTATAYEIRFSEDSDLLRSNFSTAHLVTYNLSPKKAGSPEKLSFTLFSIIKNGTTLFFAAKAEDKSFLKSETSNIIQVTKIVPKAPVPSPTDAPGGSDTSGGGVNITAIVISVTTVTMVACLIASVTMCSIKSRRVNHA